The Caloenas nicobarica isolate bCalNic1 chromosome Z, bCalNic1.hap1, whole genome shotgun sequence genome has a segment encoding these proteins:
- the LOC136001989 gene encoding uncharacterized protein LOC136001989 isoform X1, which produces MELFRLSLGCICLLPWLEVAEGQGFLIRNTRLEKCIRVSHHETNGISLTTCKAQSPQQKWSWDPATKTIVSLQTKQCLSAHKMREYALVKLEPCGDWERQAWSCSKKGHLTLQSLGFHLSTKEGGHKVFVSREKDKLSRWKTLEDETICAAAQTAAPRPSKATQQAADTHVWIYETKTIDSSKIDAVDRESSMSLSDPPLATKFNSTVSPAKTKQAYLPANEDVSHNHSKKHHGNRGKNAGARLAGTNWKTAMLVLSPLAFILGLIILTLNVHYNKKKKILSALKSSPANNSRADLREPSPLRRGPQPYHPPSRSPSLRRGEILIEWKDGTVTPLFDNANYQMD; this is translated from the exons ATGGAGCTTTTCAGGCTGAGCCTAGGCTGTATTTGCCTCCTTCCTTGGCTTGAGG TAGCAGAGGGACAAGGCTTCCTCATAAGGAACACCCGCCTGGAAAAGTGCATTCGCGTCTCTCACCACGAGACCAATGGCATCAGCCTGACCACCTGCAAGGCACAGTCCCCACAGCAGAAGTGGAGCTGGGACCCTGCCACCAAGACCATCGTCAGCCTTCAAACGAAGCAGTGCTTGTCGGCCCACAAGATGCGGGAGTATGCCCTGGTCAAACTGGAGCCCTGCGGGGACTGGGAACGCCAAGCGTGGTCCTGCAGCAAGAAGGGACACCTGACTCTGCAGAGCTTGGGCTTCCACCTCAGCACCAAGGAAGGAGGCCACAAGGTCTTTGTCTCAAGGGAGAAGGACAAATTAAGCAGGTGGAAGACTTTAGAAGATGAAACCATCTGCGCTGCTGCCCAGACAGCAGCTCCGAGGCCCAGCAAAGCAACGCAGCAAGCTGCAGACACACATGTGTGGATCTATGAAA CTAAAACAATCGATTCATCAAAGATTGATGCTGTGGACAGAGAATCTTCCATGAGCCTAAGTGACCCACCTCTGGCTACCAAATTCAACAGCACAGTGTCTCCAGCAAAGACCAAGCAGGCGTACCTCCCAGCAAACGAGG ATGTGTCCCACAATCACTCTAAAAAGCACCATGGAAATCGAGGGAAAAATGCTGGGGCCAGGCTTGCAG GAACCAACTGGAAGACGGCCATGCTGGTCCTCAGCCCCTTGGCATTCATATTGGGATTAATAATACTGACACTCAATGTTCATTACAACAA gaagaagaaaatcctctctgctctgaagaGCTCCCCTGCCAACAACAGCAGAGCTGACTTACGGGAGCCGTCTCCCTTACGAAGAGGTCCCCAGCCGTACCATCCACCGTCTCGCTCTCCTTCCTTGAGGCGTGGAGAGATCCTCATTGAGTGGAAAGATGGGACTGTCACTCCTCTTTTTGATAATGCCAATTATCAAATGGACTAG
- the LOC136001917 gene encoding myogenesis-regulating glycosidase-like, translating into MDSQVTQRVGKHGKAQKGDAKETHLPENITPVKQKPSKELRPMLGAILLGLVLFIAAVVAWCYYTVSLRKAERLKTELMDLRADGFVIRNQHGEVVFRLAFHSGRLDLESCSKEGEILSCTRSGRGPLNFFIQTVKPKDTVMCYRVRWEELAAGPAVEHTMFWEDAHWYGGSEMSTQHWPIRLAGYQEPVPYVTSDVYSFRDSFGGILERYWLSSKAAAIKINDSVPFHLGFNATERTLFFQARYKDSPYKPPPGQQPFPELSYRVCVGSDITSIHKYMVRRYFNKPSKIPAENAFRYPIWSTWALYKKDIDQDKVLHFARNIKKYHFNCSHIEIDDMYTPAYGDFDFDPAKFPNVTEMFAKLREDGFKVTLWIHPFIHTDSSNFGVGIEHQLFIKEPSGRLPAMVEWWNGIGAILDFTNPAARDWFQSHLRQLRHKYGISSFKFDAGETSYLPKQFSTSRPLSDPSIWSRRYTEMAIPFYELAEVRVGYQSQNISCFFRIIDRDSVWGYELGLKSLIPTVLTISMLGYPFVLPDMIGGNFLPNKTEGAREIPDRELYIRWLELSAFMPSMQFSIPPWLYDKEVVEIAQKFTELHESLVAPLLLELAGEVTDTGDPIIRPIWWISPRDEATHRIDSQFLIGDTLMVAPVLEMGKQERDVYLPAGKWRSYKGELFEKTPVLLTDYPVDLDEVAYFLWVS; encoded by the coding sequence ATGGACAGTCAGGTAACCCAGCGCGTGGGAAAACATGGAAAGGCTCAAAAGGGGGATGCCAAAGAAACACATTTGCCTGAAAACATCACACCGGTCAAGCAGAAGCCCTCCAAGGAACTGAGGCCCATGCTCGGGGCCATCTTGCTGGGCCTTGTCCTGTTCATCGCCGCGGTGGTGGCCTGGTGCTACTACACAGTGTCCCTGCGGAAGGCGGAGCGGCTCAAGACGGAGCTGATGGACCTGCGGGCGGACGGCTTCGTCATCAGGAACCAGCACGGGGAGGTGGTTTTCCGTCTGGCCTTCCACTCGGGCAGGCTCGACCTGGAGTCGTGCTCCAAGGAGGGCGAGATTTTGAGCTGCACGCGGTCGGGCCGGGGGCCGCTCAACTTCTTCATCCAGACGGTGAAGCCCAAGGACACGGTGATGTGCTACCGCGTGCGCTGGGAGGAGCTGGCGGCCGGCCCGGCGGTGGAGCACACCATGTTCTGGGAGGACGCCCACTGGTACGGGGGCTCGGAGATGAGCACCCAGCACTGGCCCATCCGCCTGGCCGGCTACCAGGAGCCCGTGCCCTACGTGACGAGCGACGTCTACTCCTTCCGCGACAGCTTCGGCGGCATCCTGGAGCGCTACTGGCTCTCCTCCAAGGCGGCGGCCATCAAGATCAACGACTCGGTGCCCTTCCACCTGGGCTTCAACGCCACCGAGCGCACCCTCTTCTTCCAGGCCCGCTACAAGGACTCGCCCTACAAGCCCCCGCCGGGGCAGCAGCCCTTCCCCGAGCTCAGCTACCGCGTCTGCGTGGGCTCCGACATCACCTCCATCCACAAGTACATGGTGCGTCGGTACTTCAACAAGCCCTCCAAGATCCCTGCCGAGAACGCCTTCCGATACCCCATCTGGTCCACCTGGGCCCTCTACAAAAAAGATATCGACCAGGATAAAGTTCTGCATTTTGCAAGAAACATTAAGAAGTACCATTTTAACTGCAGCCACATTGAAATTGATGACATGTACACACCAGCTTATGGGGACTTTGACTTTGACCCTGCCAAGTTCCCCAATGTAACAGAGATGTTTGCAAAACTGAGGGAGGATGGGTTTAAGGTCACCCTATGGATTCATCCCTTCATACACACAGATTCCTCCAATTTTGGGGTGGGGATTGAGCACCAGCTGTTCATCAAGGAGCCGTCGGGGCGGCTGCCAGCCATGGTGGAGTGGTGGAACGGCATCGGGGCCATCCTGGACTTCACCAACCCAGCAGCCCGGGACTGGTTCCAGAGCCACCTGCGCCAGCTCCGACACAAGTATGGCATTTCGTCCTTCAAGTTCGATGCGGGCGAGACCAGCTACCTGCCCAAGCAGTTCAGCACCTCCCGCCCGCTCTCGGACCCCAGCATCTGGTCGCGGCGCTACACGGAGATGGCCATCCCCTTCTACGAGCTGGCCGAGGTGCGGGTGGGCTACCAGTCGCAGAACATCTCCTGCTTCTTCCGCATCATTGACCGTGACTCTGTCTGGGGCTATGAGCTTGGCCTCAAGTCCCTCATCCCCACGGTGCTCACCATCAGCATGCTGGGGTACCCATTTGTACTGCCAGATATGATTGGAGGAAATTTCCTCCCCAACAAGACAGAAGGGGCACGGGAAATCCCTGACCGAGAGCTGTACATTCGGTGGCTGGAGCTCTCAGCCTTCATGCCCTCCATGCAGTTCTCCATCCCACCCTGGCTCTACGACAAGGAGGTGGTGGAGATTGCGCAGAAGTTCACAGAGCTCCATGAGTCGCTGGTGGCCccactgctgctggagctggctggggaggTCACAGACACTGGCGACCCCATCATCCGTCCCATCTGGTGGATCTCACCCCGCGACGAGGCCACTCACAGGATCGACTCCCAGTTCCTCATTGGTGACACCCTCATGGTGGCCCCTGTCCTGGAGATGGGCAAGCAGGAGCGTGATGTCTACCTGCCAGCGGGCAAGTGGCGCAGCTACAAGGGGGAGTTGTTTGAGAAGACCCCGGTGCTGCTCACAGACTATCCTGTCGACCTGGATGAAGTCGCCTATTTCCTCTGGGTTTCCTAA
- the NUDT2 gene encoding bis(5'-nucleosyl)-tetraphosphatase [asymmetrical] — translation MAVRACGLIIYRRLQSKVTDGIEYLLLQTSYGTHHWTPPKGHVDPGEDDLQTAFRETQEEAGLEASQLTLIEGYKKELHYPVHGKPKTVIYWLAEMKDCNTEIKLSEEHQAFKWLKLEDACKFAEYEDMQAMLKEVHQFLCSKE, via the exons ATGGCTGTGAGAGCTTGTGGCTTGATCATCTACAGGAGGCTGCAGTCTAAGGTCACTGACGGTATCGAGTACCTCCTCCTGCAGACATCCTATGGGACCCACCACTGGACCCCACCCAAAG GCCATGTGGATCCAGGAGAGGATGACCTGCAGACAGCGTTCCGGGAAACACAGGAAGAGGCTGGTCTTGAGGCCAGCCAGCTCACTCTCATAGAGGGATACAAGAAAGAACTGCACTATCCTGTCCATGGCAAACCTAAGACCGTCATTTACTGGCTGGCAGAAATGAAAGACTGTAACACAGAAATCAAGCTCTCGGAGGAGCACCAAGCTTTCAAATGGCTGAAGCTAGAGGATGCTTGCAAATTTGCAGAATATGAGGACATGCAAGCAATGCTGAAAGAAGTGCATCAGTTTCTCTGCTCCAAAGAGTAA
- the LOC136001989 gene encoding uncharacterized protein LOC136001989 isoform X2, which yields MELFRLSLGCICLLPWLEAEGQGFLIRNTRLEKCIRVSHHETNGISLTTCKAQSPQQKWSWDPATKTIVSLQTKQCLSAHKMREYALVKLEPCGDWERQAWSCSKKGHLTLQSLGFHLSTKEGGHKVFVSREKDKLSRWKTLEDETICAAAQTAAPRPSKATQQAADTHVWIYETKTIDSSKIDAVDRESSMSLSDPPLATKFNSTVSPAKTKQAYLPANEDVSHNHSKKHHGNRGKNAGARLAGTNWKTAMLVLSPLAFILGLIILTLNVHYNKKKKILSALKSSPANNSRADLREPSPLRRGPQPYHPPSRSPSLRRGEILIEWKDGTVTPLFDNANYQMD from the exons ATGGAGCTTTTCAGGCTGAGCCTAGGCTGTATTTGCCTCCTTCCTTGGCTTGAGG CAGAGGGACAAGGCTTCCTCATAAGGAACACCCGCCTGGAAAAGTGCATTCGCGTCTCTCACCACGAGACCAATGGCATCAGCCTGACCACCTGCAAGGCACAGTCCCCACAGCAGAAGTGGAGCTGGGACCCTGCCACCAAGACCATCGTCAGCCTTCAAACGAAGCAGTGCTTGTCGGCCCACAAGATGCGGGAGTATGCCCTGGTCAAACTGGAGCCCTGCGGGGACTGGGAACGCCAAGCGTGGTCCTGCAGCAAGAAGGGACACCTGACTCTGCAGAGCTTGGGCTTCCACCTCAGCACCAAGGAAGGAGGCCACAAGGTCTTTGTCTCAAGGGAGAAGGACAAATTAAGCAGGTGGAAGACTTTAGAAGATGAAACCATCTGCGCTGCTGCCCAGACAGCAGCTCCGAGGCCCAGCAAAGCAACGCAGCAAGCTGCAGACACACATGTGTGGATCTATGAAA CTAAAACAATCGATTCATCAAAGATTGATGCTGTGGACAGAGAATCTTCCATGAGCCTAAGTGACCCACCTCTGGCTACCAAATTCAACAGCACAGTGTCTCCAGCAAAGACCAAGCAGGCGTACCTCCCAGCAAACGAGG ATGTGTCCCACAATCACTCTAAAAAGCACCATGGAAATCGAGGGAAAAATGCTGGGGCCAGGCTTGCAG GAACCAACTGGAAGACGGCCATGCTGGTCCTCAGCCCCTTGGCATTCATATTGGGATTAATAATACTGACACTCAATGTTCATTACAACAA gaagaagaaaatcctctctgctctgaagaGCTCCCCTGCCAACAACAGCAGAGCTGACTTACGGGAGCCGTCTCCCTTACGAAGAGGTCCCCAGCCGTACCATCCACCGTCTCGCTCTCCTTCCTTGAGGCGTGGAGAGATCCTCATTGAGTGGAAAGATGGGACTGTCACTCCTCTTTTTGATAATGCCAATTATCAAATGGACTAG
- the LOC136002319 gene encoding myogenesis-regulating glycosidase-like, translating to MYTFLPENFTPVKQKPSKELRPMLGAILLGLVLFIAAVVAWCYYTVSLRKAERLKTELMDLRADGFVIRNQHGEVVFRLAFHSGRLDLESCSKEGEILSCTRSGRGPLNFFIQTVKPKDTVMCYRVRWEELAAGPAVEHTMFWEDAHWYGGSEMSTQHWPIRLAGYQEPVPYVTSDVYSFRDSFGGILERYWLSSKAAAIKINDSVPFHLGFNATERTLFFQARYKDSPYKPPPGQQPFPELSYRVCVGSDITSIHKYMVRRYFNKPSKIPAENAFRYPIWSTWALYKNDIDQDKLLRFAEKIKKYRFNCSHIEIDDTYTQAYGDFDFDPAKFPNVTEMFAKLREDGFKVTLWTHPFINYNSSNFGVGIERQLFIKEPSGRLPAMVEWWNGIGAILDFTNPAARDWFQSHLRQLRHKYGISSFKFDAGETSYLPKQFSTSRPLSDPSIWSRRYTEMAIPFYELAEVRVGYQSQNISCFFRIIDRDSVWGYELGLKSLIPTVLTISMLGYPFISADMIGGNFFPNKTDGAVEIPDRELYIRWLELSAFMPSMQFSIPPWLYDKEVVEIAQKFTELHESLVAPLLLELAGEVTDTGDPIIRPIWWISPRDEATHRIDSQFLIGDTLMVAPVLEMGKQERDVYLPAGKWRSYKGELFEKTPVLLTDYPVDLDEVAYFLWVS from the coding sequence ATGTACACCTTCCTGCCCGAGAACTTCACACCGGTCAAGCAGAAGCCCTCCAAGGAACTGAGGCCCATGCTCGGGGCCATCTTGCTGGGCCTCGTCCTGTTCATCGCCGCGGTGGTGGCCTGGTGCTACTACACGGTGTCCCTGCGGAAGGCGGAGCGGCTCAAGACGGAGCTGATGGACCTGCGGGCGGACGGCTTCGTCATCAGGAACCAGCACGGGGAGGTGGTTTTCCGTCTGGCCTTCCACTCGGGCAGGCTCGACCTGGAGTCGTGCTCCAAGGAGGGCGAGATTTTGAGCTGCACGCGGTCGGGCCGGGGGCCGCTCAACTTCTTCATCCAGACGGTGAAGCCCAAGGACACGGTGATGTGCTACCGCGTGCGCTGGGAGGAGCTGGCGGCCGGCCCGGCGGTGGAGCACACCATGTTCTGGGAGGACGCCCACTGGTACGGGGGCTCGGAGATGAGCACCCAGCACTGGCCCATCCGCCTGGCCGGCTACCAGGAGCCCGTGCCCTACGTGACGAGCGACGTCTACTCCTTCCGCGACAGCTTCGGCGGCATCCTGGAGCGCTACTGGCTCTCCTCCAAGGCGGCGGCCATCAAGATCAACGACTCGGTGCCCTTCCACCTGGGCTTCAACGCCACCGAGCGCACCCTCTTCTTCCAGGCCCGCTACAAGGACTCGCCCTACAAGCCCCCGCCGGGGCAGCAGCCCTTCCCTGAGCTCAGCTACCGCGTCTGCGTGGGCTCCGACATCACCTCCATCCACAAGTACATGGTGCGTCGGTACTTCAACAAGCCCTCCAAGATCCCTGCCGAGAACGCCTTCCGATACCCCATCTGGTCCACCTGGGCCCTCTACAAGAACGATATCGACCAGGATAAACTCTTGCGATTTGCCGAAAAGATCAAGAAGTACCGTTTTAACTGCAGCCACATTGAAATTGATGACACATACACACAAGCCTATGGAGACTTTGACTTTGACCCTGCCAAGTTCCCCAATGTAACAGAGATGTTTGCAAAACTGAGGGAGGATGGGTTTAAAGTCACTTTGTGGACTCACCCTTTCATAAACTACAATTCCTCCAATTTTGGGGTGGGGATTGAGCGCCAGCTGTTCATCAAGGAGCCGTCGGGGCGGCTGCCGGCCATGGTGGAGTGGTGGAACGGCATCGGGGCCATCCTGGACTTCACCAACCCAGCAGCCCGGGACTGGTTCCAGAGCCACCTGCGCCAGCTCCGACACAAGTATGGCATTTCGTCCTTCAAGTTCGATGCGGGCGAGACCAGCTACCTGCCCAAGCAGTTCAGCACCTCCCGCCCGCTCTCGGACCCCAGCATCTGGTCGCGGCGCTACACGGAGATGGCCATCCCCTTCTACGAGCTGGCCGAGGTGCGGGTGGGCTACCAGTCGCAGAACATCTCCTGCTTCTTCCGCATCATTGACCGTGACTCTGTCTGGGGCTACGAGCTTGGCCTCAAGTCCCTCATCCCCACGGTGCTCACCATCAGCATGCTGGGGTACCCCTTCATATCTGCTGACATGATTGGGGggaattttttccccaataagACAGATGGGGCAGTGGAGATCCCTGACCGAGAGCTGTACATTCGGTGGCTGGAGCTCTCAGCCTTCATGCCCTCCATGCAGTTCTCCATCCCACCCTGGCTCTACGACAAGGAGGTGGTGGAGATTGCGCAGAAGTTCACAGAGCTCCATGAGTCGCTGGTGGCCccactgctgctggagctggctggggaggTCACAGACACTGGCGACCCCATCATCCGTCCCATCTGGTGGATCTCACCCCGCGACGAGGCCACTCACAGGATCGACTCCCAGTTCCTCATTGGTGACACCCTCATGGTGGCCCCTGTCCTGGAGATGGGCAAGCAGGAGCGTGATGTCTACCTGCCGGCGGGCAAGTGGCGCAGCTACAAGGGGGAGTTGTTTGAGAAGACCCCGGTGCTGCTCACAGACTATCCTGTCGACCTGGATGAAGTCGCCTATTTCCTCTGGGTTTCCTAA